The Rugosibacter aromaticivorans region GTCACCAACTGCTGCCCTTGCCAGGCGGCCAGCGGTTGATTTTATGAATGCTTTTTTTGCCACCATGCGACGCGACGTGCTGCTCGCTCTGCGGCGCAAAAGCGAAGTGCTGACGGCCGTGTTTTTTTTCGTTATCGTGGTTAGCCTGTTCCCGCTCGGCATCGGCCCGGAACCAGCGCTGCTCAAGAAAATCGCGCCCGGTGTATTGTGGGTGACGGCCCTTTTGGCTACCTTGCTAGGTCTGCCCCGATTGTTTGCTTCTGATCATCTGGACGGCACGCTGGAGCAGATGGCGCTCTCGCCATCTCCCCTGGCACTGCTGATTGCTGGCAAAATAACGGCCCACTGGCTGTTGTGCGGTTTGCCGCTGGTGCTCCTGGCGCCGGCGCTTGGGTTGCAGTTCGATCTGGATGTGCGGACCTTGGGCATTCTCAGTTTGTCACTGCTACTGGGTACGCCGTTGCTGTCGTTAATTGGCGCCATGGGTGCGGCGCTGACGCTGGGTGTGCGTGGCGGCGGTGTATTGCTCGCGCTGCTGGTTTTGCCCCTGTACATCCCGACGCTGATTTTTGGCGCCGGCGCGGTAGAAGCACAAAGTGCAGGTTTGGGTGTCGAGGGGCATCTGTCCCTGTTGGCAGCCTTGCTGGCGCTGGCGGTTTTTTTTGCGCCGTGGGCGACGACAGCAGCGTTGAGAATTGCGCTTGAGTGATTGCGATATGAACGTTTTACCGTATCACGAGCGCCGACTTTTTGATGAATATGAAAATAATTAACTGGTTTCGCTTCGCCAGCCCGCAGAGTTTTTATCCGCTGGCCGGACGGCTCATTCCGCTGTTCTGGGTGCTGGCCTTGCTCTTTGGCGCTGCGGGTCTGTGGGTGTCTTTTTTTGTCGCGCCCACCGATGCCCAGCAGGGCGAAGGCTATCGCATCATCTTCGTGCATGTTCCCGCCTCGTGGATGTCGATGATTATTTATCTGGCCATGGCGTTTTGGGCTGGTCTTGGCCTGGCGCTGAATACACGCCTGTCGAGCATGATGGCGCAGGCCTTGGCACCGACAGGCGCACTCATGGCCGCGTTGAGCTTATGGACGGGCGCTTTCTGGGGCAAGCCGATGTGGGGCGCGTGGTGGGTGTGGGATGCGCGGCTGACGTCTGAATTGATCCTGTTTTTCCTTTACATCGGCTTTATTGCGCTGCAATCCGCGATTGACGATCCGCGCCGTGCCGACAAGGCGGGAGCGATACTTGCCCTGATCGGTGTGGTGAATGTGCCGATTATTTATTTTTCCGTGAAATGGTGGAACACGCTGCATCAGGGCTCAAGCATCAATCTCACGCGCGCGCCCTCGATGGCGCACACCATGCTGTGGGGCCTGCTGTTGATGGCGCTGGCGTTCTGGATGTATTCCATTGCCGTGTCGCTGATGCGCTTGCGCGCCATCATGCTCGAGCGCGAACGGCATACCGAATGGGTGAAACATGCAATGGAATAGCATTGGTGAATTTTTCGCCATGGGCGGTTACGCCTTGTATGTTTGGAGCAGCTTCGGCGCCTGTGCGTGGCTCATGGTGGCGGAACCTTTTCTGGTCAGACAGCGTCTGAATGACGTTCGCCGCGATCTGGCCCGCGAACGGCTGGCCGACAAACTGGATGGCAACCTGGATAGCACGCGCAATGAAACCCCGTCATAAACGTATCGCCTTGATTGTTGGCGGCCTGGCGTCGCTCGCTGTGGCCGCTGTGTTTGTATTGAAGGCGCTGGACAGTAATATTGCGCTGTATGTCACGCCCTCGGATGTTTTTGCGGGAAAATCGCCGCAAGGCAAAGCCTTTCGCATGGGGGGGCTGGTCAAAAAAGAGTCCATCCAGCGCGAGGGCATGACCACGCGTTTCATCATCACCGACACCGCAAAAGAAATCCCCGTTTCCTATACCGGCATCCTGCCGGACTTGTTCCGCGATGGCAAGGGTGCCATTGTGCAAGGCCGGTTGGAGCAAGACGGACAGTTTGTTGCCAGTGAAGTACTGGCAAAACATGATGAAAATTACATGCCCCCTGAAGCCAAGCACGCCATTGAACAGGCACAGAAAAAATGACTCCTGAACTCGGACACTTTGCACTTATCCTTGCCCTCATCGTTGCTCTGTTGCAGGGCGTGTTGCCGCTGACTGGCGCACAACGTGGTGTACGGCAGTCGGCACAATGGATTGCACTGGCGCGTCCTGCTGCACAGACGCACTTTCTGCTGCTCGCGTTTTCATTCGCCTGTCTGGCACAAAGTTTTTTGACCAGTGACTTTTCTGTCGCTTATGTTGCCCAAAATTCAAATACCCAGCTGCCGGCGATTTACCGATTTGCCGCTGTCTGGGGTGGC contains the following coding sequences:
- the ccmD gene encoding heme exporter protein CcmD, translated to MQWNSIGEFFAMGGYALYVWSSFGACAWLMVAEPFLVRQRLNDVRRDLARERLADKLDGNLDSTRNETPS
- the ccmE gene encoding cytochrome c maturation protein CcmE, giving the protein MKPRHKRIALIVGGLASLAVAAVFVLKALDSNIALYVTPSDVFAGKSPQGKAFRMGGLVKKESIQREGMTTRFIITDTAKEIPVSYTGILPDLFRDGKGAIVQGRLEQDGQFVASEVLAKHDENYMPPEAKHAIEQAQKK
- the ccmC gene encoding heme ABC transporter permease CcmC is translated as MNMKIINWFRFASPQSFYPLAGRLIPLFWVLALLFGAAGLWVSFFVAPTDAQQGEGYRIIFVHVPASWMSMIIYLAMAFWAGLGLALNTRLSSMMAQALAPTGALMAALSLWTGAFWGKPMWGAWWVWDARLTSELILFFLYIGFIALQSAIDDPRRADKAGAILALIGVVNVPIIYFSVKWWNTLHQGSSINLTRAPSMAHTMLWGLLLMALAFWMYSIAVSLMRLRAIMLERERHTEWVKHAME
- the ccmB gene encoding heme exporter protein CcmB, yielding MNAFFATMRRDVLLALRRKSEVLTAVFFFVIVVSLFPLGIGPEPALLKKIAPGVLWVTALLATLLGLPRLFASDHLDGTLEQMALSPSPLALLIAGKITAHWLLCGLPLVLLAPALGLQFDLDVRTLGILSLSLLLGTPLLSLIGAMGAALTLGVRGGGVLLALLVLPLYIPTLIFGAGAVEAQSAGLGVEGHLSLLAALLALAVFFAPWATTAALRIALE